A single region of the Myxococcales bacterium genome encodes:
- the xseB gene encoding exodeoxyribonuclease VII small subunit: protein MSPERAPDDGFDAVLARLRKVVEHLEAGQLSLEDSLTAYEEGISLARRGHELLDGAEQRVELLVAGGSQSVPLDEAVTDEP, encoded by the coding sequence ATGTCGCCCGAGCGCGCTCCCGACGATGGCTTCGACGCCGTGCTGGCCCGCCTGCGCAAGGTGGTCGAGCACCTCGAGGCCGGCCAGCTGTCCCTCGAGGACTCGCTGACCGCCTACGAGGAGGGCATCTCGCTCGCGCGCCGCGGCCACGAGCTGCTCGATGGCGCCGAGCAGCGGGTCGAGCTGCTGGTCGCCGGCGGCTCGCAGTCGGTCCCGCTCGACGAGGCCGTCACCGACGAGCCATGA
- a CDS encoding Ig-like domain-containing protein — MLRYRTQGILAAGLGLLITGCFSDPDLNTGLRPEGPPQVLAVFAGDDNTGEDLPAFCRYDAAGVLDPKAPAFVQGFTMCPDTKTEFDMIGAAELEPLAWNIRAVFDELLNGDAVETLACDEAADTCDGHIDTTQPFDITCGGVDIIYDGYYYPNGNKESNPVGPALVVAPCRGQFPDPSRCNPEGAPPLLSLAPSDTDCTITIKPGIVKDKQGESVPTGMNENVFTIHVKQLDVIETDPVDAEAVADRAILAPDDVVTLVFNTYLDDTSVSATEVTLTDLDTNTSVAADVTVADDIIEIAGAAALPAGNYAVKITTGATIDDIAGGTRTFDEVQVRFVVQ, encoded by the coding sequence ATGCTGCGCTACCGAACGCAAGGAATTCTTGCGGCAGGGCTTGGACTGCTGATCACGGGTTGCTTCAGTGACCCCGACCTCAACACCGGCCTCCGGCCCGAGGGGCCGCCTCAGGTCCTGGCCGTGTTCGCCGGCGACGACAACACGGGCGAGGACCTGCCTGCGTTCTGCCGGTACGACGCGGCGGGCGTGCTCGATCCCAAGGCCCCCGCCTTCGTGCAGGGCTTCACGATGTGTCCCGACACCAAGACCGAGTTCGACATGATCGGCGCGGCCGAGCTCGAGCCGCTGGCCTGGAACATCCGCGCGGTGTTCGACGAGCTGCTCAACGGCGACGCCGTCGAGACGCTCGCGTGCGACGAAGCGGCTGACACCTGCGACGGCCACATCGACACGACCCAGCCGTTCGACATCACGTGCGGCGGCGTCGACATCATCTACGACGGGTACTACTACCCGAACGGCAACAAGGAGTCGAACCCGGTCGGTCCGGCCCTGGTGGTCGCCCCGTGCCGCGGCCAGTTCCCGGACCCGTCGCGGTGCAACCCGGAGGGCGCGCCGCCGCTGCTCTCGTTGGCCCCGAGCGACACCGACTGCACGATCACGATCAAGCCCGGCATCGTCAAGGACAAGCAGGGCGAGAGCGTCCCGACCGGCATGAACGAGAACGTCTTCACGATCCACGTGAAGCAGCTCGACGTGATCGAGACCGACCCGGTCGACGCCGAGGCCGTCGCGGACCGCGCCATCCTCGCGCCCGACGACGTGGTCACCCTGGTGTTCAACACGTACCTCGACGACACCTCGGTCAGCGCGACCGAGGTCACGCTGACCGACCTCGACACCAACACCTCCGTCGCGGCCGACGTCACCGTCGCCGATGACATCATCGAGATCGCCGGCGCGGCGGCCCTCCCGGCCGGCAACTACGCGGTCAAGATCACCACCGGCGCAACCATTGACGACATCGCCGGCGGCACCCGGACCTTCGACGAGGTCCAGGTCCGCTTCGTCGTCCAGTGA
- a CDS encoding phosphatidylserine/phosphatidylglycerophosphate/cardiolipin synthase family protein, with amino-acid sequence MSARAAWLALGALALAACGGDPSGDGDAGVDAATDGPACDPDRARTAAPTVVIGPAALEDSVVALIDGAAGSIDVQMYSFTLTRIADRLIAADRRGVPVRVLLDGGQPENASIRTRLTGGGVEVRNAPAAFINAHAKYLVVDGARAFIESGNFTVAGMSDQRNYAVDDRDPVDVADLATIFAADWGGTTATLTCTRLVVTPGDSRLRIQTLIASATTSLDLALYYLSDSAIRAALLTAHNRGVAVRVLLAATSEIAENAAIATTLSQAGIPVRTLANPTMHAKVIIADNAAALIGSNNMSITSMRDNREVGVIVREPSAVTPTRTQFAADWAAATPW; translated from the coding sequence GTGAGCGCCCGCGCTGCGTGGCTCGCGCTCGGCGCGCTGGCGCTGGCCGCGTGCGGCGGCGATCCGTCCGGCGACGGCGACGCCGGCGTCGACGCGGCGACCGACGGGCCCGCCTGCGATCCCGATCGGGCCCGCACCGCGGCGCCGACCGTGGTGATCGGCCCGGCGGCGCTCGAGGACAGCGTCGTCGCGCTGATCGACGGCGCCGCCGGCTCGATCGACGTGCAGATGTACTCGTTCACGCTGACCCGCATCGCCGATCGGCTGATCGCCGCCGATCGCCGCGGCGTGCCGGTGCGGGTGTTGCTCGACGGCGGTCAGCCCGAGAACGCGTCGATCCGCACCCGCTTGACCGGCGGCGGCGTCGAGGTCCGGAACGCGCCGGCCGCCTTCATCAACGCCCACGCCAAGTACCTCGTCGTCGACGGCGCGCGCGCGTTCATCGAGTCGGGCAACTTCACCGTGGCGGGCATGAGCGATCAGCGCAACTACGCGGTCGACGATCGCGACCCCGTCGACGTCGCCGATCTCGCCACGATCTTCGCGGCCGACTGGGGTGGCACGACCGCGACCCTGACCTGCACCCGGCTGGTGGTCACGCCCGGCGACTCGCGGCTGCGCATCCAGACGCTGATCGCCAGCGCGACCACCTCGCTCGATCTGGCGCTGTACTACCTGTCGGACTCGGCCATCCGCGCCGCGCTCTTGACCGCGCACAACCGCGGCGTCGCGGTCCGGGTGCTGCTGGCCGCGACCTCGGAGATCGCCGAGAACGCCGCGATCGCCACCACGCTGAGCCAGGCCGGCATCCCCGTGCGCACGCTCGCCAACCCGACGATGCACGCCAAGGTCATCATCGCCGACAACGCCGCCGCGCTGATCGGCTCGAACAACATGTCGATCACGTCGATGCGCGACAACCGCGAGGTCGGCGTGATCGTGCGCGAGCCGTCGGCGGTGACGCCGACCCGCACCCAGTTCGCCGCCGACTGGGCCGCCGCCACGCCCTGGTGA
- a CDS encoding Stp1/IreP family PP2C-type Ser/Thr phosphatase: MKIRYAAKTDVGMKRTHNEDYFSLIEDEQLFIVADGMGGHASGEVASKMAAETIGEFYQRTREDEDVTWPYKMDRSLSYIENRLVCAIKLANLRIFETSCRDIRYKGMGTTIVSCLVAGDKAYIGHVGDSRVYRVREGGIAQLTRDHSLLEDYKEAKPDMTEEEERNFPHKNVITRALGMRETVQVDIRAHQIKSGDMFLLCSDGLSGMVPDEGINQISTNAKSLERAVAELVDAANRAGGTDNVTTLMLQCVSA; this comes from the coding sequence ATGAAGATCCGCTACGCCGCCAAGACCGACGTGGGGATGAAGCGCACCCACAACGAGGACTACTTCTCGCTCATCGAGGACGAGCAGCTGTTCATCGTCGCCGACGGGATGGGTGGACACGCCTCCGGGGAGGTCGCCTCCAAGATGGCCGCCGAGACCATCGGCGAGTTCTACCAGCGCACCCGCGAGGACGAGGACGTCACCTGGCCCTACAAGATGGACCGGTCGCTGTCGTACATCGAGAACCGCCTGGTCTGCGCCATCAAGCTGGCCAACCTGCGGATCTTCGAGACCTCGTGCCGCGACATTCGCTACAAGGGCATGGGCACCACGATCGTGTCGTGCCTGGTCGCCGGCGACAAGGCGTACATCGGCCACGTCGGTGACTCGCGCGTGTACCGGGTCCGTGAGGGCGGCATCGCCCAGCTCACCCGCGATCACTCGCTGCTCGAGGACTACAAGGAAGCCAAGCCCGACATGACCGAGGAGGAGGAGCGGAACTTCCCTCACAAGAACGTCATCACGCGGGCCCTGGGCATGCGCGAGACCGTCCAGGTCGACATCCGCGCGCACCAGATCAAGAGCGGGGACATGTTCCTGCTGTGCTCCGACGGGCTCTCGGGCATGGTGCCCGACGAGGGCATCAACCAGATCTCGACCAACGCGAAGTCGCTCGAGCGCGCGGTCGCCGAGCTGGTCGACGCCGCCAACCGGGCCGGCGGTACCGACAACGTGACCACCCTGATGCTCCAGTGCGTGTCGGCGTAG
- a CDS encoding transcriptional repressor: protein MTDWHAYLTGKRLNTTAQREAIVEQFFRAPEHISIEELLARVRRRHPKVGYATVYRTLKLLVDGGLASERQFGDGQARYEVAGHHHDHLICAKCGLILEFEDAEIERLQERIAQRLGGFAVVRHRHELYALCPRERGIDDRCPGLRP, encoded by the coding sequence ATGACCGACTGGCACGCGTACCTGACCGGCAAGCGCCTCAACACCACCGCCCAGCGCGAGGCGATCGTCGAGCAGTTCTTCCGCGCGCCCGAGCACATCTCGATCGAGGAGCTGCTCGCGCGGGTCCGCCGGCGCCACCCCAAGGTCGGGTACGCCACCGTCTATCGCACGCTCAAGCTGCTCGTCGACGGTGGCCTGGCCAGCGAGCGCCAGTTCGGCGACGGCCAGGCCCGCTACGAGGTGGCCGGCCACCACCACGACCACCTGATCTGCGCCAAGTGCGGCCTCATCCTCGAGTTCGAGGACGCCGAGATCGAGCGGCTGCAGGAGCGGATCGCCCAGCGGCTGGGCGGGTTCGCGGTCGTGCGCCACCGCCACGAGCTCTACGCCCTGTGCCCGCGCGAGCGCGGCATCGACGATCGCTGCCCGGGCCTGCGCCCGTGA
- a CDS encoding TonB-dependent receptor: protein MKRIGISFAVAVGFFAGATTVSIPDAAAQSSTTGAVRGRIVDKKTKDPVIGATVSVTGPALQGQQSEITDENGSFNIANLPPGTYILTVFYGEAQFNRPNVLIEVGKQAFVSVPIDTAITAAGEIIELVGRAPIVDQGSTKIGSTITDDYTRNVPTGRTFGAVLGTAAGTQGDQYGVSFSGATSVESSYVVEGINTTDTAFGGQSTNLPNEFVEETEVIAGGYSAEFGRSTGGVINVVTKQGSNKFKGSIFAYYTPGSLISDADSILSQASAIGSETNVNYAAEMGFEVGGPIIKDKLWFHVGYNPSFRKDTLDRIISSRVDKIDEDGAGIGTDQFDSCETDTNMNGVLDANEAIAGDCIADMTPENKDFFAQEEISRSARARFRQTHFFTAKINGAVSENHQFQISGFGNPTSFDRTFARITGSPEAMLFTDKNGAYDIAAKWSSKFNNGKTQLDVVGGYHVGYDTQDPLFPGGEGAAALRDNNTRSLGAFAQQEGAQYAAGCTDVADGGTMDAYPGIRNCPVVNYTWNGLGFLETRENKRTSLTAAVTQRANLLGQHSFKLGGDVEFTTYDSNRRYTGGAFWELRPSSNPATQRWRRRAQLNLAEGMTGDVPCFDESTCTLNEGGYQADTTNRNIGLYLQDSWTIRPNITINAGVRWEKQTGYVADSLVGSASPEGEITPESAYDLANMIAPRVGVIWDPTAEGRSKIMAHWGRFYESVPMDINVRAFGGEITDFSTTNCPTLNGRNDVTQAELDACDAYRPGNSQLGDGAEYVAPSMEGQYTDELILGAEYELMADFKMGLNFVSRNMPRIIEDMSTDGGGHYIIANPGEDFSGDATSLRDQATAVMAENPALASLLEARADVLDKISTFDKPIRDYQAVQITAQQNFSKRAMLLASYTYSRSVGNYPGLFSTETGQLDPNLTSLYDLPELMSNRYGAMGLDRPHNIKVDGFYQFDFKAAGVLTTGASLRGISGIPHNTLIGHPVYGADESYLLPRGTADRSPFTTLADIKVTYGRRINKTQSVEVFADIFNLFNTQDETDTDERYSNSFADPIVGGDLSDLPHAKQNPLATATPGRSPIKNRNFGNTAALQAPRSFRFGLRYTF from the coding sequence ATGAAGCGCATTGGAATTTCCTTCGCTGTGGCGGTCGGCTTCTTCGCCGGCGCCACCACGGTGTCCATCCCCGACGCCGCCGCGCAGAGCAGCACCACCGGTGCTGTCCGCGGTCGGATCGTCGACAAGAAGACCAAGGACCCGGTCATCGGCGCGACCGTGTCGGTCACCGGCCCGGCCCTCCAGGGCCAGCAGTCGGAGATCACGGACGAGAACGGCTCGTTCAACATCGCCAACCTGCCGCCCGGCACCTACATCCTCACCGTGTTCTACGGTGAGGCGCAGTTCAACCGGCCCAACGTCCTCATCGAGGTCGGCAAGCAGGCCTTCGTCAGCGTGCCGATCGACACCGCGATCACGGCCGCCGGCGAGATCATCGAGCTGGTCGGCCGCGCGCCGATCGTCGATCAGGGCTCGACCAAGATCGGCTCGACGATCACCGACGACTACACCCGCAACGTCCCGACCGGCCGCACCTTTGGCGCCGTGCTCGGCACCGCCGCCGGCACCCAGGGCGACCAGTACGGCGTGTCGTTCTCGGGCGCGACCTCGGTCGAGTCGAGCTACGTCGTCGAGGGCATCAACACCACCGACACCGCGTTCGGCGGTCAGTCGACCAACCTCCCCAACGAGTTCGTCGAGGAGACCGAGGTCATCGCCGGCGGTTACTCGGCCGAGTTCGGTCGTTCGACCGGCGGCGTGATCAACGTCGTGACCAAGCAGGGCAGCAACAAGTTCAAGGGCTCGATCTTCGCGTACTACACGCCGGGCAGCCTGATCTCCGACGCCGACTCGATCCTGTCGCAGGCCTCGGCCATCGGCAGCGAGACCAACGTCAACTACGCGGCCGAGATGGGCTTCGAGGTCGGCGGGCCGATCATCAAGGACAAGCTCTGGTTCCACGTCGGGTACAACCCGTCGTTCCGCAAGGACACGCTGGACCGGATCATCTCGAGCCGCGTCGACAAGATCGACGAGGACGGCGCCGGCATCGGCACCGACCAGTTCGACTCGTGCGAGACCGACACCAACATGAACGGTGTCCTCGACGCGAACGAGGCGATCGCGGGCGACTGCATCGCTGACATGACCCCCGAGAACAAGGACTTCTTCGCCCAGGAGGAGATCTCGCGCTCCGCGCGCGCCCGCTTCCGCCAGACCCACTTCTTCACCGCGAAGATCAACGGCGCGGTGTCCGAGAACCACCAGTTCCAGATCTCGGGCTTCGGCAACCCGACCTCGTTCGACCGCACCTTCGCCCGCATCACCGGGTCGCCCGAGGCGATGCTGTTCACCGACAAGAACGGCGCCTACGACATCGCGGCGAAGTGGTCGTCGAAGTTCAACAACGGCAAGACCCAGCTCGACGTCGTCGGCGGCTACCACGTCGGCTACGACACCCAGGATCCGCTGTTCCCGGGTGGTGAGGGCGCCGCGGCGCTGCGCGACAACAACACCCGCTCGCTCGGCGCGTTCGCCCAGCAGGAGGGCGCCCAGTACGCCGCTGGCTGCACCGACGTCGCCGACGGCGGCACGATGGATGCCTACCCGGGCATCCGCAACTGCCCGGTCGTGAACTACACCTGGAACGGCCTCGGCTTCCTCGAGACCCGCGAGAACAAGCGGACCTCGCTGACGGCCGCGGTGACCCAGCGCGCCAACCTGCTCGGCCAGCACTCGTTCAAGCTCGGCGGCGACGTCGAGTTCACGACCTACGACTCGAACCGTCGGTACACCGGCGGCGCGTTCTGGGAGCTGCGTCCGAGCAGTAACCCGGCGACCCAGCGCTGGCGCCGGCGCGCCCAGCTCAACCTCGCCGAGGGCATGACCGGCGACGTGCCGTGCTTCGACGAGAGCACCTGTACCCTGAACGAGGGCGGCTACCAGGCCGACACCACGAACCGCAACATCGGCCTGTACCTCCAGGACTCGTGGACGATCCGCCCGAACATCACGATCAACGCCGGCGTCCGCTGGGAGAAGCAGACGGGCTACGTCGCCGACAGCCTGGTCGGCTCGGCCTCGCCCGAGGGCGAGATCACGCCGGAGTCCGCCTACGACCTCGCCAACATGATCGCGCCGCGCGTCGGCGTCATCTGGGATCCGACGGCCGAGGGCCGCTCGAAGATCATGGCCCACTGGGGTCGGTTCTACGAGTCGGTGCCGATGGACATCAACGTCCGCGCCTTCGGTGGTGAGATCACCGACTTCTCGACCACGAACTGCCCGACGCTCAACGGCCGCAACGACGTGACCCAGGCCGAGCTCGACGCCTGCGACGCGTACCGCCCGGGCAACTCCCAGCTCGGCGACGGCGCCGAGTACGTGGCGCCCTCGATGGAGGGCCAGTACACCGACGAGCTCATCCTCGGCGCCGAGTACGAGCTGATGGCCGACTTCAAGATGGGCCTCAACTTCGTCTCGCGCAACATGCCGCGGATCATCGAGGACATGTCGACCGACGGCGGTGGTCACTACATCATCGCCAACCCCGGCGAGGACTTCAGCGGTGACGCCACCAGCCTCCGCGACCAGGCCACGGCCGTCATGGCGGAGAACCCGGCCCTGGCCTCGCTGCTCGAGGCCCGCGCCGACGTGCTCGACAAGATCTCGACCTTCGACAAGCCGATCCGCGACTACCAGGCGGTCCAGATCACCGCGCAGCAGAACTTCTCGAAGCGCGCGATGCTCCTGGCCTCGTACACCTACTCGCGCAGCGTCGGTAACTACCCGGGTCTGTTCTCGACCGAGACCGGCCAGCTCGACCCGAACCTGACCTCGCTGTACGACCTCCCCGAGCTGATGTCGAACCGCTACGGCGCGATGGGCCTGGACCGTCCGCACAACATCAAGGTCGACGGCTTCTACCAGTTCGACTTCAAGGCGGCCGGCGTGCTCACGACCGGCGCGAGCCTCCGCGGCATCTCGGGCATCCCGCACAACACCCTGATCGGTCACCCGGTCTACGGTGCCGACGAGAGCTACCTGCTGCCGCGTGGTACGGCCGACCGCTCGCCGTTCACCACCCTCGCCGACATCAAGGTGACCTACGGCCGCCGGATCAACAAGACCCAGTCGGTCGAGGTGTTCGCGGACATCTTCAACCTGTTCAACACCCAGGATGAGACCGACACCGACGAGCGCTACTCGAACAGCTTCGCCGATCCGATCGTCGGTGGCGACCTGTCGGATCTGCCGCACGCCAAGCAGAACCCGCTCGCCACGGCGACCCCGGGCCGCAGCCCGATCAAGAACCGCAACTTCGGGAACACGGCCGCGCTCCAGGCCCCGCGGTCCTTCCGCTTCGGTCTGCGCTACACGTTCTAA
- a CDS encoding response regulator yields MTDPCPHRIAVVDDDRAAREYLADALRRAGYDVCVAESGLRLVAALQIDRPDLILLDVNMSWIDGFELCRALKRNPDWQAIPVVFVSGRSSDVDRAAGLDAGAVAFLSKPIDGRTLVATVRELLQDQRPPCPAP; encoded by the coding sequence ATGACCGACCCCTGCCCCCACCGCATCGCGGTGGTCGACGACGATCGCGCGGCCCGCGAGTACCTGGCCGACGCGCTCCGCCGGGCCGGGTACGACGTGTGCGTCGCCGAGAGCGGGCTGCGGCTGGTGGCGGCGCTGCAGATCGATCGTCCCGATCTGATCCTGCTCGACGTGAACATGTCGTGGATCGACGGCTTCGAGCTGTGCCGCGCGCTCAAGCGCAACCCCGACTGGCAGGCGATCCCGGTGGTGTTCGTGTCGGGGCGGTCGTCCGACGTCGACCGCGCGGCCGGGCTCGACGCCGGCGCGGTGGCGTTCCTGTCCAAGCCGATCGATGGCCGGACGCTCGTGGCAACCGTGCGGGAGCTGCTACAAGATCAGCGTCCACCATGTCCAGCCCCGTGA
- the thpR gene encoding RNA 2',3'-cyclic phosphodiesterase, translated as MTAASLKLFVGVPVAPAVAHALAGAAETLARRARTSGVALTWVPPAHYHVTLAFLGAARPEVVTAVRAQLATVAAAGRSFRFRAGRLGAFPSVERATVLWAGVEDASGELARLADAVAAAMTELGFERDRRAFHPHVTVARLRDPSAIADLILPLSEQVFGETRCDAVTLFESVVTSNGSEYRSIARTALGTPKTAPERQSEPVQTGPFDASHGSDDGWDRTP; from the coding sequence GTGACCGCGGCGTCGCTGAAGCTGTTCGTCGGCGTGCCGGTCGCGCCGGCCGTGGCGCACGCGCTCGCCGGCGCCGCCGAGACCCTGGCCCGACGGGCGCGGACCTCGGGCGTGGCGCTGACCTGGGTGCCGCCGGCGCACTACCACGTGACGCTCGCGTTCCTCGGCGCGGCCCGGCCCGAGGTCGTCACCGCGGTGCGGGCGCAGCTCGCGACGGTCGCGGCCGCCGGGCGCAGCTTCCGCTTCCGGGCGGGGCGGCTCGGGGCGTTCCCGTCGGTCGAGCGCGCGACGGTGCTCTGGGCCGGCGTCGAGGACGCGTCGGGCGAGCTCGCGCGCCTGGCCGACGCGGTCGCCGCCGCGATGACCGAGCTGGGGTTCGAGCGCGACCGCCGCGCCTTCCACCCGCACGTCACGGTGGCCCGGCTGCGCGATCCCAGCGCCATCGCCGACCTCATCTTGCCCCTATCTGAACAGGTGTTCGGTGAGACACGGTGCGATGCCGTGACATTGTTTGAATCCGTAGTAACTTCAAATGGTTCCGAGTACCGATCGATCGCCCGAACGGCGCTCGGAACGCCAAAAACGGCGCCCGAACGTCAGAGCGAGCCCGTACAAACGGGTCCATTCGATGCGTCACATGGCTCGGACGACGGCTGGGATCGCACGCCGTGA
- the recA gene encoding recombinase RecA, producing the protein MAQKDSSTTDRAAVSSSAGAAGSGPVNTIRERDPARDKAIDLALGAIEKQFGKGAIMRLGKDSIEREVQVVPTGSLGLDIALGIGGLPRGRIVEIYGPESSGKTTLCLHVVAEAQKRGGVCAFIDAEHALDVGYAKKLGVRTEELLVSQPDFGEQALEIADMLVRSNAVDVVVIDSVAALTPKAEIEGEMGDAHVGLQARLMSQALRKLTGAISKSRCTVIFINQIRMKIGVMFGSPETTTGGNALKFYASIRLDIRRVGALKKDEEVIGNRTRVKVVKNKMAPPFREVEFDILYGTGISKEGDLLDLAAEASVVDKSGAWFSFAGERIGQGRENAKQFLLDHPEVSSAIEAKLLAHFNVRRIGIEEAAPAVEATDAAGDKSKGTTRAVPVAPPSNGKRPNA; encoded by the coding sequence ATGGCCCAGAAAGACTCGTCCACGACCGATCGCGCCGCCGTCTCGTCCTCCGCCGGCGCCGCGGGCTCCGGCCCCGTCAACACGATCCGCGAGCGCGATCCCGCGCGCGACAAGGCGATCGACCTCGCGCTCGGCGCGATCGAGAAGCAGTTCGGCAAGGGCGCGATCATGCGCCTCGGCAAGGATTCGATCGAGCGCGAGGTCCAGGTCGTCCCGACCGGCTCGCTCGGCCTCGACATCGCGCTCGGCATCGGCGGCCTGCCGCGCGGCCGCATCGTCGAGATCTACGGCCCGGAGTCGAGCGGCAAGACGACGCTGTGTCTGCACGTCGTGGCCGAGGCGCAGAAGCGCGGCGGCGTGTGCGCGTTCATCGACGCCGAGCACGCGCTCGACGTCGGCTACGCCAAGAAGCTGGGCGTGCGCACCGAGGAGCTCCTGGTCTCGCAGCCCGACTTCGGCGAGCAGGCGCTCGAGATCGCCGACATGCTGGTGCGGTCGAACGCGGTCGACGTCGTCGTGATCGACTCGGTCGCGGCGCTGACGCCCAAGGCCGAGATCGAGGGCGAGATGGGCGACGCCCACGTCGGCCTGCAGGCGCGCCTGATGAGCCAGGCGCTGCGCAAGCTGACCGGCGCGATCTCGAAGTCGCGCTGCACCGTCATCTTCATCAACCAGATCCGCATGAAGATCGGCGTCATGTTCGGCAGCCCCGAGACCACCACGGGCGGCAACGCGCTCAAGTTCTACGCCTCGATCCGCCTCGACATCCGCCGCGTCGGCGCCCTCAAGAAGGACGAGGAGGTGATCGGCAACCGCACGCGCGTGAAAGTGGTGAAGAACAAGATGGCGCCGCCGTTCCGGGAGGTCGAGTTCGACATCCTCTACGGCACCGGCATCTCGAAGGAGGGCGATCTGCTCGACCTCGCGGCCGAGGCCAGCGTCGTCGACAAGAGCGGCGCCTGGTTCTCGTTCGCGGGCGAGCGCATCGGCCAGGGCCGCGAGAACGCCAAGCAGTTCTTGCTCGATCACCCCGAGGTGTCGTCGGCGATCGAGGCCAAGCTGCTGGCGCACTTCAACGTGCGGCGGATCGGCATCGAGGAGGCCGCGCCCGCGGTCGAGGCAACCGACGCGGCCGGTGACAAGTCCAAGGGGACGACGCGCGCGGTGCCGGTGGCTCCTCCCTCCAACGGCAAGCGCCCGAACGCGTGA
- a CDS encoding CinA family nicotinamide mononucleotide deamidase-related protein produces the protein MFAEIVTIGDELTRGEIVDTNSSWLAGRLWDQGVIVRWMTSCRDDLDDMRRALTDAVGRADVVLVSGGLGPTEDDLTVDVVAGLLGVEPAVDPPARARLEQWMAARARPISAINLRQVRVPSGARIHPNPVGFAPGFEVALGGVPVVCMPGVPRELHGIFDGSVAGGLAARQAAAPDQVALARRIFRVFGRAESQLSEALRGLLDGAPGASLHYQVRFPETLVKLVVADRDGARAAATLAALEDGLRARIGRWIYGVGEAALPAVVAAALTAGGRTVAVAESCTGGMLGQLLTDGAGASAFFLGGAIVYANAEKVRALGVPAAVLAEHGAVSEACVRAMATGVCAATGADLGVAVSGIAGPDGGTPDKPVGTVWLAVADRGEERTMTFHWPGSREQVRTLAAWWALAMLRDACEVAA, from the coding sequence GTGTTTGCCGAGATCGTGACCATCGGCGACGAGCTCACCCGGGGCGAGATCGTCGACACCAACTCGTCGTGGTTGGCGGGCCGGCTGTGGGACCAGGGGGTGATCGTGCGGTGGATGACGAGCTGCCGGGACGACCTCGACGACATGCGCCGCGCCCTGACCGACGCGGTCGGCCGGGCCGACGTCGTGCTGGTGTCCGGGGGCCTGGGGCCGACCGAGGACGATCTCACCGTCGACGTGGTCGCTGGGCTCCTCGGCGTCGAGCCCGCCGTCGATCCCCCGGCCCGGGCCCGGCTCGAGCAGTGGATGGCCGCGCGGGCCCGGCCGATCAGCGCGATCAACCTGCGCCAGGTGCGCGTGCCGAGCGGCGCGCGGATCCATCCCAACCCGGTCGGGTTCGCCCCGGGCTTCGAGGTCGCGCTGGGCGGCGTGCCGGTGGTGTGCATGCCCGGCGTCCCGCGCGAGCTGCACGGGATCTTCGACGGCTCGGTCGCGGGCGGGCTCGCCGCGCGCCAGGCGGCCGCGCCCGACCAGGTCGCGCTGGCCCGGCGGATCTTTCGAGTGTTCGGCCGGGCCGAGTCGCAGCTGTCCGAAGCGCTGCGCGGCCTGCTCGACGGCGCGCCCGGCGCCTCGCTCCATTATCAGGTGCGCTTCCCCGAGACGTTGGTCAAGCTGGTGGTCGCCGATCGCGACGGCGCGCGGGCCGCCGCGACCCTGGCCGCGCTCGAGGACGGCCTGCGGGCGCGGATCGGCCGCTGGATCTACGGGGTCGGCGAGGCCGCGCTGCCGGCGGTGGTCGCGGCCGCGCTCACCGCGGGCGGCCGGACGGTCGCGGTCGCCGAGTCGTGCACCGGCGGCATGCTCGGCCAGCTGCTCACCGACGGCGCCGGCGCGTCGGCGTTCTTCCTCGGCGGCGCGATCGTCTACGCCAACGCCGAGAAGGTGCGGGCGCTGGGCGTGCCGGCCGCGGTGCTGGCCGAGCACGGCGCGGTCAGCGAGGCGTGCGTGCGGGCGATGGCGACCGGCGTGTGCGCAGCGACCGGCGCCGATCTCGGCGTCGCGGTCTCGGGCATCGCGGGCCCCGACGGAGGCACGCCCGACAAGCCCGTCGGCACGGTGTGGCTGGCGGTGGCCGATCGCGGCGAGGAGCGGACGATGACCTTTCACTGGCCCGGGAGTCGTGAGCAGGTGCGGACGCTGGCGGCCTGGTGGGCGCTGGCGATGCTGCGCGACGCGTGCGAGGTGGCGGCGTGA